The following nucleotide sequence is from Halorussus caseinilyticus.
CGGGTACTCGGGGCGGACGCGCGAGCATCTGAGCGCGGAGTAGGGGTACTATCGACATCGCCGAAGCTATCGGTCGAGTCGGTCGGCGAAAAACTCCGGCGTCTTCGCATCGTGCTTCCGGAGATACGCGTCAACGTTCGTAACGGCGGAGAGTTCGGTAATCTCTTCTAACCACTGCTCGGCGGCTTGGTCGAGAGTAGATAGCGTTTCGGACTCGTAGTCGTGATTATCGACGTAGAACGCGAAGAGGACGTTGTACCGTTTGTCGTTCTGCGGAATACCCATCACGAGCCGACAGTAAATCCGAAGTGAATCACCCTCTCGAATGACCTCCAGTTCGTCACAACCTTCGACGGTTTCGTAGATGTAATACTGTGGATTATCACTATCTAGAACGGTGTGGAGTCATTTGACTACCCGTCGCTGGTCCGTAGTCCCCAGCGACGATATTCCCTCGCCAAATTGCTCGGCAAGGATAGCGTAGTTCTCTTCGTCAGACAGACTTACCGTACGCACACGTACTCGCCGACAGCTATTCGAGTGATTGACTAAAATACTGTGGAACGACTACGTTAGAAGTCGAGAGCTTCGTCGCTCAGAGTCCGGCCTTCGGCAACGTCTTCTGTGCCCTTTAAGACGCCCTCAGGGACACGTGCCTGTTTTTCGTCCCCGTCTTGACCGTGCTCGAACATCGTCATGTGTACAGTGGTCGTAGTAGATAAATCTGTGGTTGTCTGTGGAGAATGCATATAACTCCGTGGTGGGTGTATAGAAGACGGTGGGGATTAGCGGAAGCTGAGAAGCCTAATGCGGAGATGAAATCTTACGACTAGAAACACCTGTAACCCGCGATTACAACCGCGTCCCGATAGTCTCGGCGGTCTTCTCACCCACGCCCTCGACTTCCCGCAACTCCGCGGCCGACGCCGACCGAATCCCCTCGACGCTTCCGAACCGCCGGAGGAGCGCCCTTCGGGTCTTCGGTCCCACACCCGGAACGTTGTCGAGTTCGGTCGAAACCTCGTCGCGGAGCGTCTGGTGGTACTGGACCGCGAAGCGGTGGGCCTCGTCGCGGACGCGTTGGAGGACGTGGAGATGGTCGGCGTCGTTCGGCCAGTCGTAGGTTCCGGCGGGCGTGACGACGATTTCCTCGTCCTTAGCGAGGGCGACGGCGGGAACGTCCCACCCGGCGTCCGCGAGGGCCTCGCGCGCCGCCGCGAGTTGGCCCCTGCCGCCGTCGATGAGCAGCAAATCGGGGTCGGGCCGGTCGTCCCGGCCTTCGACCGCGCGAGAAGCCCGCCAGTTGGCGAGGTCGTACATGTTGGCGTAGTCGTCGTTCTCGTCTGCGAGTTTCTTCCGGCGGTAGCCCGACTTGTCGGCCGACCCGTCGGCGAACACTACGTCGCTTCCGACGGCGTGCTTGCCTTGGGCGTGACTCACGTCGAAACCCTCGATGCGCCGGGGAACGCGGTCGAGATTGAGGGCGTCTCGGAGCGCCGCCAGCGCGTCGGGTTCGCTCGCGCCGCGCCGGGCGTTCTTCAGTGCGAGGTCCACCAACGTCGCCTCTCGGCCAGCGCCGGGGACGCGGGCGGCCACGCCCTCGGCCTCCAACCAGTCGAGGACCTCGGCGTCGTCCGGGCGGTCCGAGAACAGGAGCGCGTCGGGCAGGTCGCGCTCGGCGTAGTACTGGGCGACGAACGCCGAGAGGACCGCTCCCGCGGGCGTATCGCGGTCGGTCTCGGTGTCTCCCTCGGGAATCGTCACGGCGTGGCGCTCGCGGGCGACGAGTTGGCCCGATTCGCTGTGGAGGCGCGCGACGGTGGCCGAGTCGCCTTCGAGCGCGACCCCCAGCACGTCTACCGTGCGCTCGTCGTCCCGACTAGCGACTGCCTCGCCCGCGCCGCCGTGGAAGCCTTCCACCGCGTCGAGTTTGTCCCGGAGGTTGGCCGCGCGCTCGAACTCCCTGTTCGAGGCGGCGTCTTCCATCTCCCGTCGGAGCGGGTCGGCCAGCACGCCGGTCTCGCCTTCGAAGAACCGGACCACCGACTCCACGTCGGCGACGTACGATTCGCGGTCGATTTCGGCGGTACAGGGCGCAGTGCAGAGACCGATGTCGTAGTCGAGGCAGGGCCGGTCGCGGTTGGCGAACTTGTGGTCCGAACACCCCCGGACCCCGTAGGTCTCCCGCAGGGCCTTCACCACCGTCTCGACCCTCGTCTTCTCCGTGAAGGGACCGAAGACTCGCGGACCGGAAATCGAACTGCCGCCGTCGCGCCGGGCGCGGGCCTCCGGGTCGGGGTCGCGGGTAATCTCGATGCGGGGGAACTCGTGGTCGGTCAACTGCACGAGTGGATACGACTTGTCGTCCTTCAGGCGGACGTTGTACCGGGGCTGAAACCGCTTGATGAGATTGGCCTCCAGCAGGAGGGCTTGTGTCTCGGTGTCCGTGACCGAGAAGTCGATGCGGTCGGCCCGCCGGACCATCCGCCGGATGCGCTCGCCGCGCGGGTCGGCGTACGAGCGCACGCGGTCCCGGAGGTCCACGGCCTTGCCGACGTAGACGACCGTCTCGCCGTCCTGAAACTGGTACACTCCGGGCTGGCGCGGTAGCTCCGCCGCGCGCTCGCGGACCGCCTCCCCGTCCATCGACCCCGGCTAGTCGCTACGCGGCTTTGAACTTGTTCCTACCGCGGTCCGAAGCCGTCGGGCCACGTCTTCGGCGTCGTCGTCGCGGACCGGAACCCGCATCGGGTCGCGTCCGGCGCGTTCGATGACGAGTTCGCGCTCGCGGGAGGTGAAGTAGAGCGCGGTCAGCGCGACGGCGGCGAACACCAGCAAGCCGCCGCCGACGAGGAGACCGGCCGTGACCGTGCCGAGAGCCTTCGGGAGGAGGGAGACGAGTTGGGCGATACCGGACCCCGGTGCGTCCTCGGGCGCGTTCACGGTGCCGAGTCGGTCGAGGATGCCGCTGGTCTTCAAGAGGACGCCACCACCGAGCATGACCGCGCCGTAGACGCCGGTTTTGACGCCCCACTCGACGTACGACCCCTGTCCGGTGGTCTCGACGTTCGCGTCGAGGACGTTCGGCCGGTCGGCGTGGTCGAAGCGCCGCCCGTCGCCGTCGGGGGTGAACACGAGAACTCGGTGGGTCGTGACCGCGACGCGCGCGCCCTCGACCGTGAACTCCTCTTCGACTTCTTCGCCTTGAAACAGCATCTCGGAGAGGCGGTCGTCTGTCGCCTGAGACAGCGGGGACTGACTCATCGTCATGCCGTCGCCGGGCGAGAGGGAAGGTAGTTGCGGCCGATACCTCCTACTCGGAGTCCCCTCTGGTCCTGCCACCCGTGGTCCATCATTCACAGACTGCTACGCCGTTTTCTGTCTTAACGCTACTGGCGGTATCAGCGAGCGAAGAGGAACGGACCCGGTGGATTCAACTCGCTCCCGCGAGAGGCACCGACATGGACGACGAGCGACTCTGGCTCGTGGAGCGAACGTACACGGACAAG
It contains:
- a CDS encoding excinuclease ABC subunit C, with the protein product MDGEAVRERAAELPRQPGVYQFQDGETVVYVGKAVDLRDRVRSYADPRGERIRRMVRRADRIDFSVTDTETQALLLEANLIKRFQPRYNVRLKDDKSYPLVQLTDHEFPRIEITRDPDPEARARRDGGSSISGPRVFGPFTEKTRVETVVKALRETYGVRGCSDHKFANRDRPCLDYDIGLCTAPCTAEIDRESYVADVESVVRFFEGETGVLADPLRREMEDAASNREFERAANLRDKLDAVEGFHGGAGEAVASRDDERTVDVLGVALEGDSATVARLHSESGQLVARERHAVTIPEGDTETDRDTPAGAVLSAFVAQYYAERDLPDALLFSDRPDDAEVLDWLEAEGVAARVPGAGREATLVDLALKNARRGASEPDALAALRDALNLDRVPRRIEGFDVSHAQGKHAVGSDVVFADGSADKSGYRRKKLADENDDYANMYDLANWRASRAVEGRDDRPDPDLLLIDGGRGQLAAAREALADAGWDVPAVALAKDEEIVVTPAGTYDWPNDADHLHVLQRVRDEAHRFAVQYHQTLRDEVSTELDNVPGVGPKTRRALLRRFGSVEGIRSASAAELREVEGVGEKTAETIGTRL